A stretch of Hyalangium gracile DNA encodes these proteins:
- a CDS encoding RNA polymerase sigma factor, with amino-acid sequence MSLPQPEPPLGPAPTAVTFQQVYAEHAPFVWRSLRRLGVREADLEDVCQEVFVVVHRRLADFDGSSALRTWLFGICLRGASDYRRRAHIRRETTVSTMPEDALPPEQVEVVARRQARAQLDRILETLDEDKRAVFVLFELEQWPMNEVAQAVGCPLQTAYARLYAARQKVQEAVARTQQKGGQE; translated from the coding sequence ATGTCACTTCCCCAACCGGAGCCACCGCTCGGGCCTGCGCCGACGGCCGTCACCTTCCAGCAGGTCTACGCCGAGCACGCCCCCTTCGTCTGGCGCTCGCTGCGGCGGCTCGGTGTGCGCGAAGCGGACCTCGAGGATGTGTGCCAGGAGGTGTTCGTGGTCGTACACCGACGCCTTGCGGATTTCGATGGCAGCTCCGCGCTCAGGACGTGGTTGTTCGGCATCTGCCTGCGAGGGGCGTCCGACTACCGGCGGCGCGCGCACATCCGTCGGGAGACGACCGTCTCCACCATGCCGGAGGATGCTCTGCCCCCCGAGCAGGTGGAGGTGGTCGCCCGGCGGCAGGCCCGCGCGCAGCTCGACCGCATCCTGGAGACGTTGGATGAGGACAAGCGCGCCGTGTTCGTCCTCTTCGAGCTCGAGCAGTGGCCGATGAATGAAGTCGCCCAGGCCGTGGGGTGCCCGCTCCAGACGGCCTACGCGCGCCTGTATGCGGCACGCCAGAAGGTGCAGGAAGCCGTCGCTCGCACCCAGCAGAAAGGAGGCCAGGAATGA
- a CDS encoding beta propeller repeat protein, whose translation MKPTLLAVLMVACCALAGCGGDRGAEWVRVDGKASQTLRAIHGSGSQDIWAVGDNGMIIHWDGSAWSAVESGTGVNLVAVHALGPRDAWAVGQDVVLRWDGTRWGRVDIGLTLTHSITGVWAAGPSDVWLAMEISGRSDLKGAGYFDGRTWYFRPFPEGVDDISEHVWGSSASDVWVTLQYDPRLLHWSGSQWEVVSPDVNPTTRWSELGGTGGADAWAVGTSSLGMVLLRKDARGWSTVPMDGAGLQGTPSNGLWGMNGQVWLVGEDGEVARFDGSAWHQELPPDWEVPTLRDIWGASDADLWAIGDDGFVARRTPPLSP comes from the coding sequence ATGAAGCCAACACTCCTTGCGGTGCTCATGGTGGCGTGCTGCGCGCTGGCTGGCTGCGGAGGCGACCGAGGTGCCGAGTGGGTCCGTGTCGACGGCAAGGCCTCCCAGACGCTCCGCGCGATCCACGGCAGTGGCTCCCAGGACATCTGGGCAGTCGGAGACAATGGGATGATCATCCACTGGGATGGGAGCGCGTGGTCGGCCGTGGAATCTGGCACCGGCGTGAACCTGGTGGCGGTGCACGCCCTGGGGCCTCGAGATGCGTGGGCGGTCGGACAGGACGTCGTGCTCCGTTGGGACGGGACGCGGTGGGGCCGGGTCGACATCGGCCTCACCCTCACTCACTCCATCACCGGCGTCTGGGCGGCGGGTCCGAGCGATGTCTGGCTCGCCATGGAGATCTCCGGCAGGTCCGACCTCAAGGGCGCTGGGTACTTCGATGGGAGGACCTGGTATTTCCGTCCCTTTCCGGAGGGGGTGGACGACATCTCCGAGCACGTGTGGGGGAGCAGCGCGAGTGACGTCTGGGTCACCCTGCAATATGACCCGCGGTTGCTGCACTGGAGCGGCTCCCAGTGGGAGGTCGTCTCTCCGGACGTCAACCCCACCACCCGGTGGAGTGAGCTGGGAGGAACCGGGGGAGCCGATGCGTGGGCCGTGGGGACCAGCTCCTTGGGCATGGTGCTGCTGCGCAAGGATGCTCGCGGGTGGAGCACTGTGCCCATGGACGGAGCTGGCCTCCAGGGCACGCCGAGCAATGGCCTCTGGGGAATGAACGGGCAGGTGTGGCTCGTGGGGGAGGATGGCGAGGTGGCTCGGTTTGACGGGAGCGCCTGGCACCAGGAGCTCCCCCCGGACTGGGAGGTGCCCACGCTGCGTGACATCTGGGGCGCGAGCGATGCGGACCTCTGGGCCATTGGAGATGATGGCTTCGTGGCCCGGCGGACTCCACCGCTCTCGCCTTGA
- a CDS encoding erythromycin esterase family protein — translation MRYLLLLLPLLSSCAAPSRGAAAQATEAVSDADRIVRDLCDKQLALLGEEGHHGNARTVAFKAELTRRLVEECQYDAFVIEAGIYDFIHIQTLLKEGQPVSEDVVAAAIGGMWANQEMAPLIPFLVERLKAGTLVAGGLDDQIGRGTYAQREMTRELIPALEGPRQAECGEVLERHMFWRYDEANGYTVETARFILGCWKELEAVLSRPGVATTPRSQGQLQMVRSLERNFTRQVAAMSRPAEQTGRGWNWDDFNGRDRSMFMNLEWFLSQSSRPRKAIVWLATIHAAKALKSLDADARHGTPFGSHVQEKFGTQAFVLGFSAVSGSYATGSSTHTYTLEPARADSLEGWAFSSHTGDTRYLDGKQLRDFGPRVARPLNYSWMTAPWAEVIDGLLVFREEAPPRPVTR, via the coding sequence ATGAGATACCTCCTGCTCCTGCTGCCCTTGCTGTCGAGCTGTGCCGCGCCCTCCAGAGGCGCGGCTGCGCAGGCGACCGAGGCGGTGTCCGACGCCGACCGGATCGTTCGAGACCTCTGTGACAAGCAGCTCGCGCTGCTCGGCGAGGAGGGCCACCACGGGAATGCCAGGACCGTCGCCTTCAAGGCGGAGCTGACCCGCAGGCTCGTGGAGGAGTGTCAGTACGATGCCTTCGTCATCGAGGCAGGCATCTATGACTTCATCCACATCCAGACGCTGCTGAAGGAGGGCCAGCCCGTCAGCGAGGACGTGGTCGCAGCCGCGATTGGCGGGATGTGGGCCAATCAGGAGATGGCGCCCCTGATTCCGTTCCTGGTCGAGCGGCTCAAGGCGGGCACCCTCGTCGCCGGTGGGCTCGATGATCAGATTGGCAGGGGCACCTACGCGCAGCGCGAGATGACGCGGGAGCTCATCCCCGCGCTGGAGGGCCCGAGGCAGGCCGAGTGCGGAGAGGTACTCGAGAGGCACATGTTCTGGCGGTACGACGAGGCCAACGGGTACACGGTGGAGACCGCGAGGTTCATCCTGGGTTGTTGGAAGGAGCTGGAGGCGGTGCTCTCCAGGCCCGGAGTGGCGACGACACCGAGGAGCCAAGGCCAGCTGCAGATGGTCCGCAGCCTGGAGCGGAACTTCACCCGTCAGGTCGCCGCGATGTCCCGGCCCGCGGAGCAGACCGGACGAGGCTGGAACTGGGACGACTTCAACGGGCGTGACCGCTCCATGTTCATGAATCTGGAATGGTTCCTGTCCCAGTCATCCAGGCCCAGAAAGGCCATTGTCTGGCTCGCCACCATTCATGCGGCGAAAGCGCTGAAGAGCCTGGATGCGGACGCGCGACACGGGACGCCCTTTGGCTCCCATGTCCAGGAGAAGTTCGGGACGCAGGCCTTCGTGCTTGGCTTCTCCGCGGTCTCCGGGAGCTATGCCACTGGCAGCTCGACTCACACATATACCCTCGAGCCCGCGCGGGCCGACTCCCTGGAGGGCTGGGCGTTCTCGAGCCATACCGGGGACACCCGGTATCTGGATGGGAAGCAGCTTCGTGACTTCGGGCCCAGGGTGGCCCGTCCGTTGAACTACTCGTGGATGACGGCCCCCTGGGCAGAAGTCATCGACGGGCTGCTGGTCTTTCGGGAAGAAGCACCACCGCGCCCGGTGACTCGCTAG
- a CDS encoding Zn-dependent hydrolase yields MNPSSKRVISDLKELEKLTSDERGAQRVAWGPVWRKAREWFAGKLQNELSLSTRQDGAGNLWATLPGDSERSIVIGSHLDSVPGGGWLDGCLGVLAGLEVLRVYAAKGARPPVTIHIVDWADEEGARFGRSLTGSAASAGSLDPHKELAHLVDRAGVKLPDALKENGITLEGMKSARKYFDELRAEAYLELHIEQGPVLQEMKRPVGVVLGTMGVERHQLKFIGQAAHSGAAPLHLRQDAFLAGARFALGAQELATKLSGKTPRTRVVATCGVVKVEPNFVTAVPGRTEISIDMRALDADVLAKLLAGAKKASLAAAKEFNVKVEWSPILKITPRIFDETLTGFVRKAVKGVTGHAPEIPSGPLHDAAEMADIVPTAMVFAQSSPGISHTRIEDTPEPALDKSVRAFLATVEQTVEHLARKAEPRRKLAAGGRR; encoded by the coding sequence ATGAACCCTTCTTCGAAGCGCGTGATCTCCGATCTGAAGGAACTCGAGAAGCTCACCTCCGACGAGCGCGGCGCCCAGCGCGTCGCGTGGGGCCCCGTCTGGCGCAAGGCGCGCGAGTGGTTCGCGGGCAAGCTACAGAACGAGCTCTCCCTCTCCACGCGTCAGGACGGTGCCGGCAACCTCTGGGCCACGCTCCCCGGAGACTCCGAGCGGAGCATCGTCATCGGCAGCCACCTCGACTCGGTCCCCGGTGGCGGCTGGCTCGACGGGTGCCTGGGCGTGCTCGCGGGGCTCGAGGTCCTCCGCGTCTACGCCGCGAAGGGCGCCCGCCCGCCTGTCACCATCCACATCGTCGACTGGGCCGACGAAGAGGGCGCGCGCTTCGGTCGCAGCCTCACCGGGTCCGCCGCGTCCGCGGGCTCGCTCGATCCGCACAAGGAGCTCGCGCACCTCGTGGACCGCGCCGGAGTGAAGCTCCCTGACGCGCTGAAGGAGAACGGCATCACCCTGGAGGGCATGAAGTCCGCGAGGAAGTACTTCGACGAGCTGCGGGCCGAGGCCTACCTCGAGTTGCACATCGAGCAGGGACCGGTGCTGCAGGAGATGAAGCGCCCGGTCGGCGTGGTCCTCGGGACGATGGGCGTGGAGCGCCACCAGCTGAAGTTCATCGGGCAGGCCGCGCACTCCGGCGCCGCGCCGCTGCACCTGCGCCAGGACGCGTTCCTCGCGGGCGCCCGGTTCGCGCTCGGCGCGCAGGAGCTGGCGACGAAGCTCTCCGGCAAGACGCCGCGCACGCGCGTGGTCGCCACCTGCGGCGTGGTGAAGGTCGAGCCGAACTTCGTCACCGCGGTGCCGGGCCGCACGGAGATCTCCATCGACATGCGCGCGCTCGACGCGGACGTGCTCGCGAAGCTGCTCGCGGGGGCGAAGAAGGCGTCGCTCGCCGCGGCGAAGGAGTTCAACGTCAAGGTCGAGTGGAGCCCCATCCTCAAGATCACCCCGCGCATCTTCGACGAGACGCTCACCGGCTTCGTGCGCAAGGCGGTCAAGGGCGTCACCGGCCATGCGCCGGAGATCCCCTCGGGCCCGCTCCACGACGCGGCGGAGATGGCCGACATCGTGCCGACCGCCATGGTCTTCGCGCAGTCCTCACCGGGCATCTCGCACACCCGCATCGAGGACACGCCAGAGCCGGCGCTCGACAAGTCGGTGCGCGCGTTCCTCGCGACGGTCGAGCAGACCGTGGAGCACCTGGCGCGCAAGGCCGAGCCCCGGCGCAAGCTGGCCGCCGGCGGGCGCCGCTAG